One segment of Saprospiraceae bacterium DNA contains the following:
- the cmr4 gene encoding type III-B CRISPR module RAMP protein Cmr4, giving the protein MFQIAKPIFFICETPLHAGAGGGIGTELPIQREAHTLFPKVEASGIKGAFRDVFERKFTGKGLHQDLIAVFGHPTEGDLNAGALGLTDGRLLLFPVRSRQGVFAWTTCPRVLTRFERDLRVSAANGGGEEVSNLADLVNSVSKNTVPQSSIITNAGKVFLEEYSIEVTKDADANGATSKLAEALANILGIPELPTQFVVIPDEYFSDFVQHNTEVHTRIRIGEDGVVEDGALFSEEHLPTASVLYSLAMAHPEFKKDGRNAAQILNIFHNGLPGIVQIGGNATLGKGIVRITKPFFENEQATKS; this is encoded by the coding sequence ATGTTTCAAATCGCAAAACCCATTTTTTTCATCTGCGAAACGCCCCTTCATGCGGGCGCAGGCGGAGGCATCGGCACGGAGTTGCCCATTCAGCGCGAAGCGCACACCCTTTTTCCGAAAGTAGAAGCCTCGGGCATCAAAGGGGCCTTTCGGGATGTTTTTGAGCGAAAATTTACTGGAAAGGGGCTTCACCAAGATTTAATTGCCGTTTTCGGGCACCCGACTGAAGGTGATTTGAACGCCGGCGCGCTCGGCCTGACCGATGGGCGGCTTCTGCTTTTTCCGGTGCGCAGTCGGCAGGGTGTATTCGCTTGGACAACCTGCCCGCGGGTGCTCACCCGTTTTGAGCGCGACTTGCGTGTGAGCGCGGCAAACGGTGGCGGTGAAGAAGTAAGTAATTTGGCGGATTTGGTTAATTCTGTTTCAAAAAACACGGTGCCGCAAAGCAGCATAATCACCAATGCTGGAAAGGTTTTTTTAGAGGAATACAGCATTGAAGTAACCAAAGATGCAGATGCAAATGGGGCGACAAGCAAACTCGCCGAAGCCTTGGCCAATATCCTCGGAATTCCAGAACTGCCCACACAGTTTGTGGTCATCCCGGATGAGTATTTTTCAGACTTTGTGCAACACAACACCGAAGTCCATACTCGAATTCGTATCGGGGAAGACGGCGTAGTTGAGGACGGAGCGCTTTTTTCCGAAGAGCATTTGCCTACGGCGAGTGTGCTTTATTCGTTGGCCATGGCTCACCCTGAATTCAAAAAAGATGGGCGCAACGCGGCGCAAATTCTTAACATCTTCCACAATGGCCTTCCGGGAATCGTCCAAATAGGCGGCAACGCCACGCTCGGCAAAGGCATCGTCCGTATCACCAAACCTTTTTTTGAAAATGAGCAAGCCACAAAATCTTGA
- the cas10 gene encoding type III-B CRISPR-associated protein Cas10/Cmr2 — MTHLFLFTIGPVQSFIAQARKVHDLYSGSRILSELCKVAADHFEKKHGGEVIFPDISSDAIPNRFLGKITAADDLASIGKSVADAVQDYWRMQFDEPQKGVEFSLAELLDPTTYHEAKRQIEQHLDIQWLFQPLADETDATYRRAYDELNKNLNAVKNTRPFFTPNEKGRKCSLDGERNVIFYRLANGQVIRQQDKAPLYSVSNVTIGYNDLSQLKLRHLQPGEGLSAVSMLKRFQEFEAGDFPDTAEFALADTMHEVGSTSLSSMTKIFGHSHPKHLNWQLLFEENLNERYFEKQGLSAQKLQDAKDIQKALADKAKEHGRKLEKYYALVVFDGDHMGEWWKGTHLKHGVHLETFHKTLTGKLADFAKAVRAEYPKGDHRGWVIYAGGDDFLGFFNLHHLTGALDFLRDTYQQTVHEQLSAHIEGEHKLTFSAGVCIAHYKEPLSLVLAQAREMEKDAKNLRDKKDAIGIGVIPGSGQTAEVVLPFEDFPNLGKVIAALQTPDFSNAFVSKARAELTAFADDDGKLKEKLLPTAHSLLDRAVSRACNLTKNEGESDEEFQKRKKEKVEPLQTAVKNLLNAHNQKLSAFFDALDIADFIERQTHISPTKNEPAEHETTT, encoded by the coding sequence ATGACCCACCTCTTCCTCTTCACCATCGGCCCAGTCCAATCCTTCATCGCGCAAGCGCGGAAGGTGCACGACCTGTACAGTGGCAGCCGGATATTGTCGGAGTTGTGCAAGGTCGCTGCTGACCATTTTGAAAAGAAGCACGGCGGCGAAGTCATTTTCCCTGACATCAGCAGCGACGCTATTCCCAACCGGTTTCTTGGGAAAATCACCGCTGCTGATGACTTGGCATCCATAGGCAAATCGGTTGCCGATGCGGTTCAGGACTATTGGAGAATGCAATTTGACGAACCTCAAAAAGGAGTTGAATTTTCGCTTGCTGAGTTACTTGACCCTACGACTTATCACGAAGCCAAACGCCAAATCGAGCAGCACCTCGACATTCAGTGGCTTTTCCAGCCGCTTGCAGACGAAACCGACGCGACCTACCGCAGGGCTTACGACGAATTGAACAAAAACCTCAATGCAGTCAAAAACACCCGGCCATTCTTCACACCCAATGAGAAGGGAAGGAAATGCAGTCTTGATGGCGAGCGGAATGTGATTTTCTACAGATTGGCCAACGGGCAAGTTATTAGACAACAAGACAAGGCACCGCTCTACTCCGTTTCAAATGTGACAATCGGCTATAACGACCTAAGCCAGTTGAAACTTCGCCACTTACAGCCCGGCGAGGGTTTGAGTGCAGTCAGTATGCTAAAAAGGTTTCAGGAGTTTGAGGCAGGCGACTTCCCGGACACGGCAGAGTTTGCCCTTGCTGACACTATGCACGAGGTAGGCTCAACCAGCCTTTCAAGCATGACAAAGATTTTTGGCCACAGCCATCCTAAACACCTGAACTGGCAACTGTTATTTGAAGAAAATCTGAACGAGCGATATTTTGAGAAGCAGGGATTATCCGCCCAAAAACTGCAAGATGCGAAAGATATTCAAAAAGCATTGGCTGATAAAGCCAAAGAGCATGGCCGCAAACTCGAAAAATACTACGCCCTCGTCGTTTTCGACGGCGACCACATGGGCGAATGGTGGAAAGGCACGCACCTGAAACACGGTGTGCATCTGGAGACATTCCACAAAACCCTGACGGGAAAGTTGGCCGATTTCGCCAAAGCAGTGCGGGCCGAATACCCCAAAGGTGACCATCGGGGCTGGGTCATTTACGCCGGCGGCGACGATTTCCTCGGCTTTTTCAATTTGCACCACTTGACAGGGGCGTTGGACTTTCTGCGCGATACCTACCAACAGACCGTTCACGAACAACTTTCAGCGCATATCGAAGGTGAGCACAAACTGACCTTTTCCGCTGGGGTTTGCATCGCGCATTACAAGGAGCCGCTTTCGCTGGTGCTCGCACAAGCACGCGAAATGGAAAAAGATGCCAAAAACTTGCGGGATAAAAAAGACGCAATCGGCATTGGGGTCATACCCGGCAGCGGACAAACTGCCGAGGTCGTGCTGCCGTTTGAGGATTTCCCTAACCTTGGCAAAGTCATTGCCGCTTTGCAAACGCCGGACTTCTCCAATGCTTTTGTCAGCAAAGCCAGGGCAGAATTGACAGCCTTTGCGGATGACGACGGCAAACTAAAGGAAAAGCTCTTGCCAACTGCGCACAGCCTGCTCGACCGTGCCGTAAGCCGCGCCTGCAACCTGACGAAAAACGAGGGCGAATCGGACGAAGAGTTTCAGAAGCGGAAAAAAGAGAAAGTCGAACCATTGCAAACCGCAGTCAAAAACTTGCTCAACGCGCATAACCAAAAACTCAGCGCCTTTTTCGACGCGCTTGACATAGCGGATTTCATCGAGCGCCAAACCCATATCTCTCCCACCAAAAACGAGCCTGCAGAACATGAAACTACAACTTGA
- the cmr3 gene encoding type III-B CRISPR module-associated protein Cmr3, whose protein sequence is MKLQLDALDPLFFRDGRPFALGEESYADGIFPPLPSTVRGALRSMWMSERLGVPDADKDALATASIGVELEYFGLGIAGKPVFPAPLDLFFPKPEKGTPAQPMKLIDKISASSCPPKVSHLFKAEADGKTEPVHGHLLDFETMQHYLNGDSSAPFETIRLSDLVKREHKIGIGRDRETNRTKEGLLFRLVANRFEDEKHGGLSLLVELNAPESQPFKLASHAVLPLGGERRSVTAKTTSVDLLPKRPKIQGELLKIVLLTPALCNAWFPEIPGLTLVAAAVGKPVSVGGWDVLEQQPKPMRRAIPAGSVFLFQAESEAKANEMAEQLHGESLCSPGEDQKNGFGLCLVSQLFNTQLPR, encoded by the coding sequence ATGAAACTACAACTTGACGCCCTCGACCCGCTCTTTTTCCGGGATGGCCGACCCTTCGCGCTCGGCGAGGAGTCGTATGCCGATGGCATATTCCCGCCCCTGCCCTCGACGGTGCGCGGCGCGCTGCGTTCGATGTGGATGTCCGAGCGTCTCGGCGTGCCTGATGCCGACAAAGATGCCTTGGCCACAGCCTCTATCGGGGTGGAACTGGAGTATTTTGGCTTGGGGATTGCGGGCAAACCCGTTTTTCCCGCACCCCTTGATTTGTTCTTCCCAAAGCCCGAAAAGGGCACTCCGGCTCAGCCGATGAAATTGATAGACAAAATATCCGCCTCATCCTGCCCGCCCAAAGTGAGCCACCTTTTCAAGGCAGAAGCGGATGGGAAAACGGAACCTGTGCATGGGCACTTACTTGATTTTGAAACGATGCAGCACTATTTGAACGGCGACTCTTCGGCTCCATTTGAGACGATACGCCTGTCGGATCTGGTCAAGCGCGAGCACAAAATAGGTATCGGGCGCGATCGCGAAACCAATCGCACGAAGGAGGGGCTGCTTTTCCGCCTCGTCGCCAATCGTTTTGAGGATGAAAAACATGGGGGGCTTAGCCTCTTGGTGGAATTGAACGCGCCCGAATCGCAGCCCTTCAAACTTGCGAGCCATGCGGTGCTCCCCCTCGGCGGTGAGCGGCGCAGCGTAACAGCAAAAACTACGAGCGTTGACTTGCTCCCGAAAAGGCCGAAGATTCAAGGGGAATTGCTGAAAATTGTCTTGCTCACGCCGGCACTTTGCAACGCATGGTTTCCTGAAATTCCGGGGCTTACTTTGGTCGCAGCAGCCGTCGGGAAACCGGTTTCCGTGGGCGGCTGGGATGTGTTGGAGCAGCAACCCAAGCCCATGCGCCGCGCCATACCCGCTGGAAGTGTCTTTCTGTTTCAAGCCGAATCCGAAGCAAAGGCCAACGAAATGGCCGAACAATTGCACGGCGAATCACTCTGCAGCCCCGGCGAAGACCAAAAGAACGGCTTCGGCCTTTGCCTTGTCAGTCAACTGTTTAACACTCAACTTCCAAGATAA
- the cmr5 gene encoding type III-B CRISPR module-associated protein Cmr5 → MSKPQNLEAKRALKAFTFAEIGNKKQKDTKNKFNYSAAVQELPSMIRMNGLRATMAFFYSKKGQHLEVFENVRDWFNDDDEPTKFMRAKLQASPENIKPDGFMKVLLELTDDEYRIVQAETFTLANWMIRFVKTEKSTSPQSNSTPDDTAQP, encoded by the coding sequence ATGAGCAAGCCACAAAATCTTGAAGCCAAGCGGGCTTTGAAGGCGTTCACTTTTGCTGAAATTGGGAACAAAAAGCAGAAGGACACCAAAAACAAATTCAACTATTCGGCAGCCGTTCAGGAGCTGCCTTCCATGATTCGCATGAATGGCCTGCGAGCGACTATGGCTTTTTTTTACTCAAAAAAAGGTCAGCATCTGGAGGTCTTTGAAAATGTGCGCGATTGGTTCAATGATGACGACGAGCCGACAAAGTTCATGAGGGCAAAACTTCAGGCATCGCCAGAAAACATAAAGCCTGACGGTTTTATGAAAGTCTTGTTAGAATTAACAGATGATGAGTACCGAATCGTGCAAGCCGAAACATTTACACTGGCCAATTGGATGATCCGATTTGTAAAAACCGAGAAATCAACCTCTCCTCAATCAAATTCAACGCCCGATGATACTGCGCAACCTTAA
- the cmr6 gene encoding type III-B CRISPR module RAMP protein Cmr6, producing the protein MILRNLKLESFDQSRNVILVEADGQRRKVSASAAVLRKAFITRAWLDRTLVSCAVGKCRLEAEAEQRGNQWVATQVWLAMEKSVTNESKSMFKNFGLELNKPALNPQKTGSNLFDISKMDEPITKLGARFSPEKNDLCNFRFDNEFLEKLAARNLKNAAAIAPSGLIQVDFTPDWRMVTGMGEASVYKTNMTLHPVYGVPYIPASSIKGILRHYLSEFEEGQKHIEKIFGKNDEESSTKNPVRGQCIFFDAFPTKAPRIELDVMTPHYPKYYGEGQPPADWQSPTPIHFLTVGQGTPFRFLIGLPDNELKEKLETWLIEALTTRGLGAKSAVGYGYWKPYNAEQA; encoded by the coding sequence ATGATACTGCGCAACCTTAAACTTGAATCGTTCGACCAGAGCCGGAATGTCATACTGGTCGAGGCCGATGGCCAGCGGAGAAAGGTCTCGGCTTCCGCAGCCGTATTGCGGAAAGCCTTCATCACCCGTGCCTGGCTCGACCGGACATTGGTCAGTTGCGCCGTAGGCAAATGCAGGCTCGAAGCGGAAGCGGAACAACGCGGCAATCAGTGGGTGGCCACCCAAGTCTGGCTTGCAATGGAAAAAAGCGTTACAAATGAATCAAAAAGTATGTTCAAAAATTTTGGGCTTGAATTGAACAAGCCTGCGTTGAATCCTCAAAAAACAGGGTCAAATTTGTTTGATATTTCAAAAATGGATGAACCCATCACTAAACTTGGGGCGCGATTTTCACCTGAAAAAAACGACCTCTGTAACTTCCGTTTCGACAATGAATTTTTAGAAAAACTCGCCGCTCGAAATCTGAAAAATGCCGCAGCAATCGCCCCAAGTGGGTTGATTCAGGTAGATTTTACTCCGGACTGGCGTATGGTCACAGGCATGGGCGAAGCATCCGTCTATAAAACGAACATGACCTTGCACCCTGTTTATGGCGTGCCCTATATCCCGGCTTCGAGCATCAAAGGCATACTGCGCCATTACCTCTCGGAGTTCGAGGAAGGCCAAAAGCACATCGAAAAGATTTTTGGAAAAAACGACGAAGAATCCAGCACCAAGAATCCCGTGCGCGGGCAGTGCATCTTCTTCGATGCCTTCCCGACCAAAGCCCCGCGCATCGAACTGGACGTGATGACGCCACACTACCCCAAATACTACGGCGAAGGCCAACCCCCGGCCGATTGGCAAAGCCCTACGCCCATCCATTTTTTGACGGTGGGGCAAGGGACGCCTTTCCGATTTCTCATCGGCTTGCCGGACAATGAATTAAAAGAAAAATTAGAAACCTGGCTCATAGAGGCTTTGACGACAAGGGGGCTTGGCGCCAAATCGGCTGTGGGTTATGGCTATTGGAAGCCATACAACGCAGAACAAGCATGA
- the cmr1 gene encoding type III-B CRISPR module RAMP protein Cmr1: protein MPSLIWNMETITFNCRFITPAFLGGADPKGTPELRAPSIKGALRFWWRAMNGYLVKKENGNPTYQYLLKEDEDIFGGIYQVMQKSPIIVRVVEKNMRYTKGGDIFRGGQIEGIEYLFYSLKHHKRDDLGFDTESKFDIIFSCREENRDILLKALASFWLLVNLGSLGTRARRCAGAFCIDSIEDKMGILQDRISFFTETDETTIDFLKANFKKISELIGSKKPVLFKKYSLLNQTSPAYLSNQTFSTWQDAVNSIGGELRSTRKGKTSRIKSERTFTIETLDKKAAFGIPG, encoded by the coding sequence ATGCCCTCACTCATTTGGAATATGGAGACTATTACGTTTAACTGCCGCTTTATCACCCCCGCCTTCCTCGGTGGCGCCGACCCTAAAGGCACGCCGGAACTTCGTGCGCCTTCGATTAAGGGAGCGTTGCGGTTTTGGTGGCGGGCGATGAATGGTTATTTAGTCAAGAAAGAAAATGGTAACCCAACTTATCAATATTTGCTGAAAGAAGATGAAGATATCTTTGGAGGAATTTATCAAGTAATGCAAAAGAGCCCAATTATTGTCAGGGTCGTAGAAAAAAATATGCGCTATACAAAAGGAGGAGATATTTTCCGAGGCGGCCAAATAGAAGGGATTGAATACCTATTCTATTCGTTGAAGCACCATAAAAGGGATGACTTGGGGTTCGATACAGAAAGTAAATTTGACATCATTTTTTCGTGTCGGGAGGAAAACCGGGATATTCTACTAAAAGCCCTTGCATCATTTTGGTTGCTGGTTAACCTTGGCAGTTTAGGTACGCGAGCGAGGCGTTGCGCTGGCGCATTTTGCATTGATTCTATCGAAGACAAAATGGGGATTTTACAAGATAGAATATCTTTTTTTACAGAGACCGACGAAACAACTATTGATTTTTTGAAAGCTAACTTCAAGAAAATTTCCGAATTGATTGGCTCGAAAAAACCAGTTTTATTCAAAAAATATAGTTTATTGAATCAGACCTCCCCCGCATATTTAAGCAATCAAACCTTTTCCACATGGCAAGATGCAGTCAATTCAATCGGAGGAGAGCTCCGGTCCACAAGAAAAGGGAAAACAAGCCGTATAAAATCTGAACGAACTTTTACGATAGAAACATTAGATAAGAAAGCGGCCTTTGGTATTCCAGGGTAG
- a CDS encoding IS1 family transposase, protein MITEVRRCHRCESSNIVKNGKNRSGTQTYKCKDCGCCRVLDSKQPSRNMDPELVERAYQERQSLRGTGRLLNVSHRTVLNWLKKKARQLPPFKTTIEEGQADDQLEADEMFTYIAVKINQVRVWIVQCCRTRQILSFFIGDGSMDSCKRLWRKLPYEYQKCLSFSDFWTAYQCLPNETHYMVGKETGLTNHVERLNNTLRQRISRFVRKTLSFSKKEYMLNLHFKLFAYHYNLNVIS, encoded by the coding sequence ATGATAACGGAAGTTCGTCGTTGCCACCGCTGTGAAAGCAGCAACATCGTCAAAAACGGGAAAAACCGCTCCGGCACCCAAACCTACAAGTGCAAAGATTGTGGTTGCTGCCGGGTATTGGACAGCAAGCAACCCAGCAGGAACATGGACCCCGAACTGGTGGAGCGTGCCTACCAAGAGCGGCAAAGCCTTCGAGGCACGGGGCGCTTGTTGAATGTCTCGCATCGGACGGTACTCAATTGGTTAAAAAAAAAAGCCCGGCAACTCCCCCCATTCAAAACCACCATTGAGGAAGGACAAGCCGACGACCAGTTAGAGGCGGACGAAATGTTCACTTACATCGCCGTGAAAATCAATCAAGTACGGGTCTGGATTGTCCAGTGCTGTAGAACTAGGCAGATACTTTCCTTTTTCATTGGCGATGGCTCGATGGACTCCTGCAAGCGCCTTTGGCGAAAACTACCCTACGAGTACCAAAAATGCTTGAGTTTCAGCGATTTTTGGACGGCGTACCAATGCTTGCCCAACGAAACACACTACATGGTCGGCAAGGAGACCGGTCTGACAAACCATGTTGAAAGGCTGAACAACACCTTGCGCCAGCGTATCAGCCGATTCGTCCGAAAAACCCTCTCCTTCTCCAAAAAGGAGTATATGCTCAATCTGCACTTCAAACTATTCGCATACCACTACAACTTAAATGTCATCAGTTAA
- a CDS encoding DUF3843 family protein: MSWCNKPAVFTFALQFPFRHGQAHFLCIRRHHSRLAQVLPLQAILAAVRWYYLRLSNRVFEALNASDFLRGIIAREHTVELAVVLASWFEDYANEIGLWAIFVRKNKELHGYELPFYNLDDYDPDDMNPEDIAYLVWHFCCNATNKIFSPDNADLLKMADALLETFDEALDEAPGTDFYDDFLHIAPDIYFFNLKSKLYWLAFQCYLTAPEMRREMDEAVRKLLEEKNDLLRAYDDPNKLIYTMQDDYLYKKCSSFLAFTMPDWLAEVARCPDDSLHDDIRKLSRRVLGEFVYEAYEGDYYKFRYLHTKRLFLVQQESVTLKGISLGELVLTSIVEWRGEWWVTGTIANLGNAEFALKNTNKKFDPSTVSFYAWPEEQQQVLRDTASNMEGGLPRILWRSNGIFQR; the protein is encoded by the coding sequence GTGAGTTGGTGCAATAAACCAGCCGTCTTTACCTTCGCCTTGCAATTTCCTTTTCGACATGGCCAAGCGCACTTTCTCTGTATTCGCCGTCACCACAGCCGACTGGCTCAAGTACTGCCCTTACAAGCAATTCTCGCCGCAGTACGATGGTATTACCTGCGGCTCTCCAACCGTGTGTTCGAGGCGCTGAACGCATCAGATTTTCTTCGGGGCATTATTGCCCGCGAGCACACAGTCGAGCTCGCCGTCGTGCTTGCGTCGTGGTTTGAGGACTATGCGAACGAAATCGGCCTTTGGGCTATTTTTGTTCGCAAAAACAAGGAGCTACACGGCTACGAACTGCCATTTTACAATCTCGACGACTACGACCCCGACGACATGAATCCCGAGGACATCGCTTATCTCGTGTGGCATTTCTGCTGCAACGCTACCAACAAAATCTTCAGTCCTGACAACGCCGACTTGCTGAAAATGGCCGATGCGCTGTTGGAAACCTTTGATGAGGCGCTCGACGAAGCGCCCGGCACCGATTTCTACGACGATTTCCTGCATATTGCTCCCGACATTTATTTTTTCAATCTAAAAAGCAAGCTGTATTGGCTGGCCTTTCAATGCTACCTCACCGCGCCCGAGATGAGACGTGAAATGGATGAAGCAGTGCGGAAACTCTTGGAAGAAAAAAATGACTTGCTCCGCGCCTACGACGACCCCAACAAACTCATCTACACCATGCAGGATGATTATTTATACAAAAAATGCTCGTCGTTTCTCGCTTTCACCATGCCCGACTGGCTGGCGGAAGTGGCGCGTTGCCCCGACGATTCCCTGCACGACGATATCCGCAAATTATCCCGGCGTGTGCTCGGCGAGTTTGTCTATGAGGCCTACGAGGGAGACTATTACAAATTTCGGTATCTGCACACCAAGCGACTTTTTCTTGTGCAGCAGGAATCTGTGACCCTGAAGGGCATCAGCCTAGGCGAACTGGTGCTCACTAGCATCGTCGAATGGCGCGGCGAATGGTGGGTCACTGGCACGATTGCCAATTTGGGCAATGCCGAGTTCGCACTGAAAAACACGAACAAAAAGTTCGACCCTTCCACGGTTTCGTTTTACGCATGGCCGGAAGAGCAACAGCAGGTGCTGCGCGACACTGCTTCCAATATGGAAGGCGGCCTACCTCGAATACTTTGGCGCTCCAATGGTATTTTTCAAAGATGA
- a CDS encoding plasmid pRiA4b ORF-3 family protein — protein MKIYQLKITLKHIKPPIWRCVEVPADIGLKDLCDTLIDVMGWDGYHLMSLNIGGEEFFGDKESADEMGGRVMGKTKLNKLITAPKQKFLLEYDFGDGWEHDIVLEKILDPEPGASYPRCTAGKRACPPEDCGGPWGYEHLLAVLNNPKNPEHESMLEWVGGEFDVEGFSVEEVNGRLG, from the coding sequence ATGAAAATCTACCAACTCAAAATCACGCTCAAGCACATCAAGCCGCCCATCTGGCGCTGCGTCGAGGTGCCTGCCGACATCGGCCTGAAAGACCTTTGCGACACGCTCATTGATGTGATGGGCTGGGACGGCTACCACCTGATGAGTCTCAATATCGGCGGAGAGGAGTTTTTCGGCGACAAAGAAAGCGCCGATGAAATGGGTGGCCGCGTGATGGGCAAAACCAAACTCAACAAACTCATCACCGCGCCCAAGCAAAAATTCCTGCTCGAATACGACTTCGGCGACGGCTGGGAACACGATATCGTTTTGGAAAAAATACTCGACCCCGAACCCGGTGCCTCCTATCCGCGCTGCACCGCCGGCAAACGCGCCTGTCCGCCCGAGGACTGCGGCGGGCCGTGGGGATACGAGCACCTTTTGGCCGTGCTGAACAACCCCAAAAACCCGGAACATGAGAGCATGCTGGAATGGGTCGGAGGGGAGTTTGATGTGGAGGGGTTTAGCGTGGAGGAGGTGAATGGGAGGTTGGGGTGA
- the cas1 gene encoding CRISPR-associated endonuclease Cas1 produces the protein MQLYLDSFGAYLYVRNGMLGVRTRAGGERLFALRDVSAVLLTKGTALSSDAALLAAEHDIPLLLIDAQTHRPLAQLGTGLPGNIATVRKNQPLFSRAPEGFQWVASVIAQKVVRQRALLQTLAEWPDAPHAYTSDLRVTDRIMAAAEKNFVAWTPPPTWDAETAAAQAEKFRGQEGTASRVYFQQLARLLEGRMDFASRQKRPAYDPFNTVLNYLYGMLYTSVHLSQLKSGLDPYLGILHADRHGDAPTLVFDAIEPYRPWADEVAVRLAWSGNLAEDCFEPDLHERGLWLASAGKDLVIDAMLQFMETSLPHAGRQVRRKVLLDLDMQQLALRVKAFA, from the coding sequence ATGCAACTTTACCTTGATTCCTTTGGTGCTTACCTGTATGTGCGCAACGGAATGTTGGGCGTGCGTACCCGCGCGGGCGGCGAGCGCCTGTTTGCCCTGCGCGACGTGAGCGCCGTGTTGCTCACCAAAGGCACGGCGCTGAGCAGCGATGCCGCGCTCCTGGCCGCCGAACACGATATCCCGCTGTTGCTGATAGACGCGCAAACGCACCGCCCACTGGCTCAGTTGGGCACCGGACTGCCTGGCAACATCGCCACCGTGCGCAAAAACCAACCCCTTTTCAGCCGCGCCCCTGAAGGATTTCAATGGGTGGCCTCGGTGATTGCCCAAAAGGTGGTCCGCCAGCGCGCCCTGCTCCAAACGCTCGCCGAATGGCCCGACGCTCCCCATGCCTACACATCCGACCTGCGGGTCACCGACCGCATCATGGCAGCCGCCGAAAAAAACTTCGTGGCTTGGACACCGCCCCCCACATGGGATGCCGAGACCGCCGCCGCACAAGCCGAAAAATTCAGGGGACAAGAGGGCACCGCCTCACGGGTCTATTTCCAACAACTCGCTCGACTGCTCGAAGGACGCATGGACTTCGCCAGCCGCCAAAAAAGACCTGCCTACGACCCTTTCAACACCGTGCTCAACTACCTCTACGGCATGCTCTACACCTCGGTGCACCTCTCCCAACTCAAAAGCGGCCTCGACCCCTACCTCGGCATCCTGCACGCCGACCGCCATGGCGACGCGCCCACACTGGTGTTCGATGCCATCGAACCCTATCGCCCCTGGGCCGACGAGGTGGCCGTGCGCCTGGCTTGGAGCGGCAATCTCGCTGAAGATTGCTTCGAACCCGACCTCCACGAACGCGGGCTTTGGCTCGCCAGCGCGGGCAAGGACTTGGTGATAGATGCCATGCTCCAATTCATGGAAACCTCCCTGCCGCACGCTGGGCGACAAGTGCGCCGCAAAGTGCTGCTCGACCTCGATATGCAGCAACTAGCCCTGCGCGTCAAAGCCTTTGCGTGA
- the cas2 gene encoding CRISPR-associated endonuclease Cas2, translating into MHFVICYDIENDRLRARTAKILERHGCHRVQRSVFVAPYLERKHLVRLRGALKQCYARQPLSPDDSLLLVPLREEYVADIEVLGVNNIITALAEKPLKIML; encoded by the coding sequence ATGCACTTCGTCATTTGCTACGACATCGAAAACGACCGCCTCCGCGCTCGAACCGCAAAAATCCTCGAAAGACACGGCTGCCATAGGGTGCAGCGCTCGGTGTTTGTGGCACCTTATTTGGAGCGCAAGCACCTTGTGCGCCTGCGCGGTGCCTTGAAGCAATGTTATGCCCGACAACCCCTGTCGCCCGACGACAGCCTGCTCTTGGTGCCACTGCGCGAGGAATATGTGGCCGACATAGAGGTGCTGGGGGTTAACAATATAATTACGGCCCTGGCTGAAAAGCCTTTGAAAATAATGCTGTGA
- a CDS encoding Lrp/AsnC ligand binding domain-containing protein translates to MIEHPEIDQLDKQILAKLVEDGKMPYTDIAKLLFVSSGTIHVRMKKMEQMGIVRGSSVLLDYHRLGYDVTAFLGIYLDKSSLYDEVVEHLRNIPEVVEANYTTGAYSILAKIVCKDTNHLRLVLHDKIQKIEGIQRTETLISLEESISRPVNFLEAD, encoded by the coding sequence ATGATAGAACATCCAGAAATTGACCAACTCGACAAACAAATTCTCGCCAAACTGGTGGAAGACGGCAAAATGCCCTACACCGATATCGCCAAACTGCTTTTTGTCTCGAGCGGCACCATTCACGTCCGAATGAAAAAAATGGAGCAAATGGGCATCGTGCGCGGCTCCAGCGTGCTGCTCGACTACCACAGGCTCGGCTACGACGTGACGGCTTTTCTCGGCATTTATCTGGACAAAAGCTCGCTCTACGACGAGGTGGTAGAACACCTTAGAAACATACCCGAGGTGGTGGAAGCCAACTACACGACGGGCGCATACAGCATTCTAGCCAAAATCGTGTGCAAAGATACGAATCACTTGCGCCTTGTGTTGCACGACAAAATCCAGAAAATAGAAGGCATACAACGCACGGAAACCTTGATTTCCTTGGAGGAGAGTATCAGCCGCCCGGTCAACTTTTTGGAGGCTGATTGA